From Phaeocystidibacter marisrubri, the proteins below share one genomic window:
- a CDS encoding MarC family protein, with protein sequence MNEALSFALLAFTSFFTLINPLGTMPIFMTMTAELDQSNRTKTAKKASLVAFFTIIAFAFSGQLLFSFFGISVNSFKIVGGIIFFLMGMDMLQARLARMKVQDDQVKSYVNDISVTPLAIPMICGPGAMTNAIVLMEGADTLMKKIALITAIAVVMLLTYIILYSSSKIIKILGETGNTVMMRLMGLIVMVIAVEFFLSGLRPIVDEMFHA encoded by the coding sequence ATGAATGAAGCGCTATCCTTTGCCTTATTGGCTTTCACATCCTTCTTTACCCTGATCAATCCATTGGGAACCATGCCGATTTTCATGACCATGACGGCAGAATTGGATCAATCGAATAGAACGAAGACAGCAAAGAAAGCGTCATTGGTGGCCTTTTTTACCATCATTGCTTTTGCTTTTTCCGGACAACTGCTGTTTAGCTTTTTTGGGATTTCGGTGAACAGCTTCAAGATTGTTGGAGGGATCATCTTCTTCTTGATGGGGATGGATATGCTTCAAGCCCGCTTGGCACGAATGAAGGTGCAAGACGATCAGGTGAAGAGCTATGTGAATGATATTTCGGTAACACCCTTGGCCATTCCCATGATCTGTGGTCCCGGTGCTATGACCAATGCCATTGTCCTTATGGAAGGTGCGGATACATTGATGAAGAAAATTGCACTCATCACGGCCATCGCTGTAGTCATGCTTCTCACGTACATCATTCTTTACTCTTCTTCTAAGATCATCAAAATTCTAGGCGAAACCGGAAACACTGTGATGATGCGCCTGATGGGCTTGATCGTTATGGTGATTGCCGTTGAATTCTTCTTATCTGGACTTCGTCCGATTGTGGACGAGATGTTCCATGCCTAA
- a CDS encoding DinB family protein — protein sequence MHNLLLTHLSETRRRSILLWSALPTEKMNWKPDETAMTAGELIRHVLEADYGWNMIIRHEDMSNYSAPWKGKPILDLQTELDFAEPYRKAFLSTIRGLSTEDLEAVSVHHPGRAKPKHMAEYILRTAYHEAVHAGQFQSYLRQLNVERPFIWD from the coding sequence ATGCACAACCTCCTACTCACCCACCTCAGCGAAACCCGAAGAAGAAGCATTCTACTATGGAGTGCATTACCCACTGAAAAGATGAATTGGAAACCCGATGAAACAGCCATGACTGCAGGAGAGCTCATCCGACATGTGCTCGAAGCTGATTACGGTTGGAACATGATTATTCGTCACGAGGATATGTCCAATTACTCCGCACCATGGAAAGGAAAACCCATCCTTGATCTCCAAACCGAATTAGACTTTGCTGAGCCTTATCGCAAGGCATTTCTCTCCACCATCCGTGGATTGAGCACTGAAGATCTCGAGGCTGTTTCTGTTCACCATCCCGGAAGAGCCAAACCAAAACACATGGCGGAATACATCTTGCGTACTGCCTATCACGAAGCCGTACATGCGGGACAGTTTCAGTCCTATCTTCGTCAGCTAAACGTAGAGCGACCGTTTATTTGGGATTAA
- the recR gene encoding recombination mediator RecR has product MQYSSKVLENAIHEIAKLPGIGRRTALRLALHILRQSPEEMHLLSDAIRVLVDDVMYCKNCHNLSDSDICGICADQTRDRETLCVVEDIRDVMAIEQTGQYKGLYHVLGGLISPMEGIGPGELTIQSLVSKIESGEIKEVIFALSSNMEGDTTTFYIFKRLNNPDLTVSTIARGLAVGDALEYADEITLGRSLQHRVPYENSTR; this is encoded by the coding sequence ATGCAATACTCATCAAAAGTTCTGGAGAACGCGATTCATGAAATTGCGAAATTACCGGGCATTGGCAGACGTACGGCGTTGAGATTGGCACTGCATATTCTACGACAATCGCCGGAGGAAATGCACTTGCTTTCGGACGCTATTCGGGTGTTGGTGGATGATGTAATGTATTGTAAAAACTGCCACAATTTGAGTGACTCGGACATTTGTGGGATCTGTGCAGATCAGACTAGAGATAGAGAAACACTTTGCGTTGTTGAAGACATCCGAGATGTGATGGCGATAGAGCAAACCGGACAATACAAAGGATTATATCACGTTCTCGGTGGACTCATTTCTCCCATGGAGGGAATTGGTCCGGGTGAACTGACGATACAATCGCTGGTTTCCAAAATTGAATCGGGCGAAATCAAAGAGGTGATCTTTGCCCTGAGCTCCAACATGGAAGGAGATACTACCACATTCTACATCTTCAAACGGTTGAACAATCCTGATCTTACGGTCTCTACCATCGCTCGAGGACTGGCCGTTGGCGATGCGCTGGAATACGCTGACGAAATCACTTTGGGACGCTCTCTTCAACACCGCGTTCCGTACGAGAATTCAACGCGATGA
- a CDS encoding glycosyltransferase family 2 protein produces the protein MKLSIIIVNYNVRHFLEQCLYSVEKAISGIEADVWVVDNASVDDSMEMVREKFPWVQCIDNAENVGFAKANNQAAIASNSEYVLLLNPDTILPEDNLKKVLAYMDSHPKCGASGVRMYDGAGTFLPESKRGLPTPWVAFYKIFGLSSIFPKSEKFARYHLGHLDPNENQRVEILAGAYMMMRRDAWNKAGMLDETYFMYGEDIDLSYSIEKAGYEVHYLANAPIIHYKGESTKKGSLNYVFIFYNAMLIFAKKHLSKGYASAFSLLIRMAIYLRAALSIGKRIVSRLALPVLDILVFTGGMQFIIKYWEHNHRFIEGGSYPDFYKWGITPIYALLWVIGLILAGGYRKPIKLNRILSGLILGTSFIFILYALSPDEFRFSRALIIMGSAWMTFAVLTLRFAISFVPGSQTGLWSTDQRRVGFIGFEKNANGVKSLLSSDERPLSTFDILELENLQSECYALDINELILDSTALSYAQITEIFKEYGRQKIRFQIAYPEEGWMIGSNSIHTRGQALGKKSFALSEAKVLRNKRTFDILVCLFLWTLSPIAIWAPRLRVLWWQTFSVLLGMKTWVGYANPLPSLPNIKKGVIPIKNLQDKDLQMKADNAYASTADINVDARALIRFLRKG, from the coding sequence GTGAAACTTTCCATCATCATCGTGAACTATAATGTTCGCCACTTTTTAGAGCAGTGTCTCTATTCGGTGGAGAAAGCTATCTCGGGTATAGAAGCGGATGTCTGGGTGGTAGATAATGCCTCTGTAGATGACTCTATGGAGATGGTTCGAGAGAAGTTCCCTTGGGTTCAATGCATCGACAATGCAGAAAATGTGGGTTTCGCAAAGGCCAACAATCAAGCTGCAATTGCATCGAACAGCGAATACGTCCTTCTTCTCAATCCAGATACCATCCTCCCTGAAGACAATCTGAAGAAAGTACTTGCCTACATGGATTCCCATCCCAAATGCGGTGCTTCAGGTGTTCGAATGTACGATGGTGCAGGAACATTTCTTCCTGAATCAAAGAGAGGTTTACCTACACCATGGGTTGCTTTTTACAAGATTTTCGGACTCAGCTCCATTTTTCCCAAGTCCGAGAAATTTGCTCGTTACCACTTGGGACATCTAGATCCAAACGAAAACCAACGGGTTGAAATTCTCGCTGGGGCATACATGATGATGCGCAGAGATGCTTGGAATAAGGCTGGCATGTTGGATGAAACCTACTTCATGTACGGGGAAGACATTGACCTGAGTTATTCCATAGAAAAAGCGGGATATGAAGTCCATTATCTCGCAAACGCTCCTATCATCCATTACAAAGGTGAAAGCACGAAAAAGGGAAGCTTGAATTACGTGTTCATCTTTTACAACGCCATGCTCATCTTTGCAAAAAAACACTTGTCTAAAGGATATGCCAGCGCCTTTTCGCTACTTATTCGCATGGCAATCTACCTTCGAGCAGCACTTAGTATAGGCAAGCGAATTGTATCTCGATTGGCACTTCCCGTGCTCGACATCCTCGTGTTCACTGGTGGCATGCAGTTCATCATCAAGTACTGGGAACACAACCATCGTTTTATTGAAGGAGGTAGTTATCCCGATTTCTACAAGTGGGGAATCACCCCAATTTATGCGCTTTTATGGGTCATTGGATTGATATTGGCCGGAGGTTATCGAAAGCCAATCAAGCTAAATCGCATTTTGTCGGGATTGATTTTGGGAACCTCATTCATCTTCATTCTCTATGCACTGAGTCCCGATGAGTTCCGATTTTCAAGAGCACTGATTATCATGGGCAGTGCATGGATGACATTCGCAGTACTTACCCTTCGCTTTGCGATCAGTTTTGTTCCGGGATCTCAAACTGGACTTTGGAGCACCGATCAACGACGGGTTGGCTTCATAGGCTTTGAAAAGAATGCAAATGGTGTCAAATCTCTCCTAAGTAGCGATGAAAGGCCATTAAGCACCTTTGACATCCTTGAGTTGGAAAACCTACAATCGGAGTGTTACGCCTTAGATATCAACGAATTGATATTGGATAGCACTGCGCTTTCCTACGCTCAGATTACAGAGATTTTCAAAGAATATGGTCGCCAAAAAATTCGTTTCCAAATTGCATACCCAGAGGAAGGTTGGATGATTGGGAGTAACAGTATTCATACACGCGGACAAGCATTGGGGAAAAAGAGCTTTGCTTTGAGTGAAGCAAAGGTGCTCCGTAACAAGCGGACATTTGACATTTTGGTGTGTCTCTTTTTGTGGACATTATCCCCTATTGCTATATGGGCGCCTCGCTTACGCGTACTGTGGTGGCAAACTTTTTCGGTTCTTTTGGGAATGAAAACTTGGGTGGGATATGCCAACCCACTACCTTCGCTTCCGAACATCAAGAAAGGTGTTATTCCTATCAAAAATCTGCAAGACAAAGACTTACAGATGAAAGCAGACAACGCCTATGCCTCCACGGCCGATATAAATGTGGATGCTAGGGCCTTGATTCGTTTCTTGAGAAAGGGATAA
- a CDS encoding sodium:solute symporter, producing the protein MNANLILLLILLYFAVLLIIAKVTGKNDSNETFFTGNRNSPWYVVAFGMIGASLSGVTFISVPGWVAGSQFSYMQMVLGYFAGYMVIAHVLLPLYYRLNLTSIYSYLEERFGRSTYKTGASFFLLSRIVGASFRLFLVANILQFTVFEAMGVPFWVTVSGTISLIWIYTFRGGIKTIVYTDTLQTLFMLGAVGLTVYYLSDAIVPEGVSLTQYISESSMSRVFFLGQESGEGGFWGSFFGDDSKRHFLKQFLGGMFITICMTGLDQDMMQKNLTCRSLKDAQKNMYGLSTSLIFVNLLFLALGVLLYDYGSAMGLPAADDNLFPTIALGGHLPVIVGVMFIIGLIAAAYSSADSALAALTTSFCVDILEIDRRKEVTTPIDSDLLKNDERSLVRKRRLVHIGMSITILIVIILFKYTAPQNVISRIFEAAGYTYGPLLGLYSFGLFTSLKVRDKWVPLAAIASPILTFLFNMYSEQLIGYTAGFELLLINGAIMFMLLLALHRR; encoded by the coding sequence ATGAACGCAAACCTTATTCTACTCCTCATACTCCTGTATTTCGCTGTATTGTTGATTATAGCGAAGGTAACGGGCAAGAACGACAGCAATGAAACCTTCTTTACGGGGAACCGAAATTCTCCGTGGTATGTAGTCGCTTTTGGAATGATTGGGGCTTCGCTTTCAGGCGTGACGTTCATTTCAGTTCCAGGATGGGTAGCGGGTTCTCAGTTTTCCTATATGCAGATGGTGTTGGGGTACTTTGCTGGATATATGGTGATTGCGCATGTGTTACTGCCGCTGTACTACCGATTAAACCTGACATCGATCTATTCCTATTTGGAAGAGCGGTTTGGTCGAAGTACCTATAAGACAGGAGCTTCCTTCTTCTTGTTGTCCAGAATAGTAGGAGCGAGTTTTCGACTCTTCTTGGTTGCGAATATTCTTCAATTTACAGTGTTTGAAGCGATGGGCGTACCTTTCTGGGTAACGGTGAGTGGAACCATTTCATTGATTTGGATTTACACGTTTAGAGGAGGGATCAAAACGATTGTTTATACAGATACGCTGCAGACGCTCTTTATGCTTGGAGCAGTGGGACTAACCGTTTACTATTTGTCGGATGCGATTGTTCCAGAAGGCGTTTCACTCACACAGTACATTTCAGAATCTTCCATGAGTCGGGTGTTTTTCCTCGGACAAGAATCTGGAGAAGGGGGCTTTTGGGGATCTTTCTTTGGGGATGATTCAAAACGTCATTTTTTAAAGCAATTCCTTGGAGGTATGTTTATTACAATCTGTATGACGGGGTTGGATCAAGATATGATGCAGAAGAATCTCACCTGTAGATCTTTGAAGGATGCACAGAAGAACATGTATGGCCTCAGCACTTCCTTGATTTTTGTGAATCTACTTTTCTTGGCACTCGGTGTTTTGCTCTATGACTACGGTTCTGCAATGGGATTGCCTGCCGCGGATGACAACTTATTTCCAACCATCGCTTTGGGCGGACATCTTCCCGTGATTGTTGGTGTGATGTTCATCATTGGACTGATTGCAGCAGCATATTCCAGTGCTGATTCAGCATTAGCCGCGCTGACTACTTCTTTCTGTGTGGATATTCTAGAAATCGATAGAAGAAAGGAAGTGACTACGCCAATAGATTCAGATTTGTTAAAGAACGATGAGCGATCACTCGTTAGAAAACGCCGCCTTGTTCATATTGGGATGTCGATAACCATTCTCATCGTTATCATCCTCTTCAAGTATACCGCTCCTCAGAATGTGATTTCTCGAATTTTTGAAGCTGCGGGATACACCTATGGCCCTTTACTTGGACTCTATTCCTTTGGCTTGTTTACATCATTAAAGGTTCGCGACAAATGGGTTCCTCTTGCAGCCATTGCAAGTCCGATTTTAACCTTCCTATTTAACATGTACTCCGAGCAACTCATCGGTTATACCGCAGGGTTTGAGCTGTTGCTAATTAATGGAGCCATCATGTTTATGTTGTTATTGGCTCTGCATAGGAGGTAG
- a CDS encoding ArnT family glycosyltransferase — protein sequence MNATRVKILLHLAVFAWLFSLWQFTNYGNEEDAYTAVMTAYESHSSNTYVLSRFPGHPVYEYLLRWLYPVNRIGYSLLSIIATYVSFLLVIRIAKRHMGETKAHWVGITFLLTPIVGIMAWQTMEYMLTLAFLLAAWNSAEQKNWMIAAVFTALATGCRLPSLMYGLPLFILLWQNSSLSKALFFGGLSFILSCVLYFPVYREYGWDFFTTYDLPYPPIAKVVYKATLGTYGIFQLIAIVWAKAGLKWNMFLINVFKQNSLPVAVAFLMSLGSYIFLPEKSAFLIPFATLGWFILFQYSNQRFSKAIVVMSVLGAFTLGTDLSDDMRGIPSDQASFTIPAGNQDIAVMLFKGPARASIIKAENKINTTKKIVRKLDELNQPALVITGWWYPFIQVEELRLKNFTHVVPDPSEPRRADVEYVYYANEIDIQRAISEGKSIFFTPESEIYNEQRYGHNLVAKYGTPLEILTE from the coding sequence ATGAACGCTACCCGCGTCAAAATACTTCTACACCTTGCGGTATTTGCCTGGCTTTTCTCGCTTTGGCAATTCACGAATTATGGAAATGAAGAAGATGCGTATACGGCTGTGATGACAGCATACGAGAGTCATTCCTCAAATACCTATGTCCTCTCGCGTTTCCCTGGGCATCCCGTGTACGAATACCTCCTTAGATGGTTATATCCCGTCAACCGCATCGGCTACTCCCTACTTAGTATCATTGCTACCTATGTGAGTTTTCTATTGGTGATTCGCATTGCCAAAAGACACATGGGAGAAACCAAAGCACATTGGGTTGGTATTACTTTTCTATTGACCCCCATTGTTGGTATCATGGCTTGGCAAACCATGGAATACATGCTAACGTTGGCTTTCTTATTAGCGGCTTGGAATTCGGCCGAGCAAAAGAACTGGATGATTGCAGCAGTCTTTACGGCATTGGCAACAGGTTGTCGACTTCCTTCTTTGATGTACGGTCTTCCTCTCTTTATACTGCTTTGGCAAAATTCTTCACTCTCTAAAGCTCTTTTCTTTGGAGGGTTGAGTTTTATTCTGTCTTGTGTGCTCTACTTCCCCGTTTATCGTGAATATGGTTGGGATTTCTTCACAACTTACGACCTTCCCTATCCACCCATTGCAAAAGTCGTTTACAAAGCCACCTTGGGTACCTATGGCATTTTCCAATTGATTGCAATCGTATGGGCTAAGGCCGGACTAAAATGGAATATGTTCTTAATCAATGTATTCAAGCAAAATTCCCTACCTGTGGCCGTTGCCTTCCTCATGAGTCTTGGCTCCTATATTTTCTTACCAGAAAAGTCTGCGTTCCTCATTCCTTTCGCAACTCTAGGTTGGTTTATCCTCTTCCAATATTCCAACCAGCGCTTCTCGAAAGCAATTGTGGTGATGAGTGTCCTGGGCGCATTCACATTGGGAACCGATCTCAGTGATGATATGAGAGGTATTCCTTCCGATCAGGCTTCCTTCACTATTCCTGCTGGAAATCAAGATATCGCTGTGATGCTTTTTAAAGGCCCCGCTCGCGCAAGTATCATAAAGGCTGAAAACAAGATAAACACCACCAAAAAGATCGTTCGAAAGCTAGATGAATTGAATCAACCAGCCTTAGTAATTACCGGATGGTGGTATCCTTTTATTCAGGTAGAAGAACTGCGGCTGAAGAATTTTACACATGTCGTTCCCGATCCTTCTGAGCCTCGGAGAGCGGATGTAGAATATGTGTATTATGCGAATGAAATAGACATACAACGAGCAATAAGCGAAGGAAAGTCCATATTTTTCACCCCTGAATCAGAAATCTACAACGAGCAACGTTACGGACATAATCTCGTAGCTAAGTACGGTACACCCCTCGAAATCCTGACTGAGTGA